A stretch of the Gemmatirosa kalamazoonensis genome encodes the following:
- a CDS encoding non-ribosomal peptide synthetase, translating to MRSLPTASYPLASLQAAMLVNHLRTPRGTGVDVVQMVATLPEAIDPARMRAAWATVTARHDALRTAFRWEGVVEPVQEVHAEAPPPVTELDWSDVPAAAVPERIRAYLAEDRRVGFDLREPPLQRVVLVRLADDDWRMMWTFHHILMDGRSFAIVLRELFAVYEAATPAAARLPERRAYRDFVAWYGAKDFDAAEPYWRERMAGLRRPTPIPAGFRAPNEQAGGRGLHQRMLDAAPTAALERMAREHGLTMNTVVQGAWALMLAYHAGEPDVVFGATRACRKGTIDGADDIVGLFINTLPVRARVRPDVSLVDWLAELRETWRSMFAVEHTPLRLVHRWSEVPTDTPLFDTQVVFENLPLGPTMRTLGGGMAERDFELFGGTNFALTGLLYGGTELRLEIENARDVVDDATAARLLDHLATLLEAMAANPRALLGDLSPLPESERRLVVEEWNDTARSLGSEDATLVSLLAEQAARTPDAVAVVDERASLTYAQLDARAAALARRLRALGVGAGALVAVCAERSVELVVALVAVGKAGGAYVPVDPEYPAERVAYMLADSGAPVLLTTAALARTLPAHQATLVLLDGAAEDADRADVADHADDVVPLPRPAADDVAYMIYTSGSTGRPKGALNAQRGIVNRLRWMQAEYALGAGDVVLQKTPFSFDVSVWEFFWPLMSGAKLVLARPGGHRDAAYLAATIQRHGVTVCHFVPSMLRAFLAEPTAAGCASLRDVMASGEALGPDLVAGFYRALPGSRLHNLYGPTECAVDVTYWPCPPSPEPPAVVPIGRPVANTRVYVLDAERRPVPIGVAGELYLGGVQVGMGYHNRPDLTAERFVPDPFGTRDSGRGTRGGEAPESRVPSPESRLYRTGDLARWRPDGTVEYLGRLDFQVKIRGFRIELGEIEATLLAHAGVRDAVVVARGAGNEQRLVAFLVAAREPLSAGALREHLLATLPEYMVPAVFAWLPALPLSSNGKVDRRALPDAEGVGRAALSGRYVAPRTDAERTLAEIWAQVLRVERVGVDDNFFELGGDSLLSVQIVARAALAGLKLSLTQVLRHPTVASLAHVAQTTTANAVAHAEIVGEVPLTPVQHWFFEGQREQLHHWNQAFLFTAPAELDDAVLADAVDAVTRHHDSLRLRFERTPNGWRARCAADAPAAHIEVVELGHLPETSQHAAITEASVRVQGTLDLARGPLLRAALFRLGADRPARLLVAVHHLAIDGVSWRVLREDLETAYTQRAAGSPIALPARTTPFGAWATRLNDASVRDTLRNELAYWEAVGSPASVRLPRDLAASGEDFAAYTDTVVVRLGEDETRALLQAVPAAYNTQINDALLAALAESFGGWVGPSGGDIVVNLEGHGREALVDGADLSRTLGWFTTIFPVRLPLGAADLGARLRETKERLRAVPGRGVGYGVLRYLGDGAETLRAQTTPDVVFNYMGQFDQVVAGSTLFAHAPESTGSWYGPRTVRRHLLEINALVIDGRLEIRWSYSERTHRRETIAGMADAYVAALRALVAHCTAPGVGGYTPSDFPLARLDQAAVDRLTNGAAGARDVEDVYPLVPMQRLFLGYAHSAGDPGFEQWRYRLRGPLDATALHAAWDLVTARHAIFRTAFAVDGVSEPVQVVRRRAELPWAEHDLRGLTEQEQTRRLHELLEADRAAGFALDRAPLMRLMLVRLADDEYELVWSNHHLLLDRWSWPLVLLEISRAYPALVRGERPALDRAARYADFVAWQQERPLDEARRFWARHFDGFAPPPRLPLLPLRGDVDASEPAEVSATLTAEETREVHALARASRVAANTLVAAAWALWLARRSGHDDVSFGVTVAGRDAGVPDVERLVGLTINNLPLRARVAPGESLGAWLATVHEGLAEMQSFAHTPLERVQEWSGVPWRARLFETLLVFQHDDAEELTRSWLGDAVRTELVHVPTRTAYPLSVIVAGSDALDLRVTYDARYFDDASAREMAEGLRHALLAMVSAPGATVDALRAALPAPAAAAHEHGVGGARAYVEPRTATEAVVAALWGEVLGVERVGAEDDFFALGGYSLVATQIVSRVRSTLQVEAPVRLLFQHPTVAAFAAALTARERKPGQLERVAQVVRRVLAMTPDELRRAGASRVAST from the coding sequence ATGCGCAGTCTCCCCACCGCGTCGTACCCGCTCGCCTCGCTGCAGGCGGCCATGCTCGTGAATCACCTGCGCACGCCGCGCGGGACGGGCGTGGACGTGGTGCAGATGGTGGCGACGCTGCCCGAGGCGATCGACCCGGCGCGGATGCGCGCGGCGTGGGCGACGGTGACGGCGCGCCACGACGCGCTGCGCACCGCGTTCCGCTGGGAAGGGGTCGTGGAGCCGGTGCAGGAGGTGCACGCCGAGGCGCCGCCGCCGGTGACGGAGCTGGACTGGAGCGACGTGCCGGCGGCGGCGGTGCCGGAGCGGATCCGCGCGTACCTGGCGGAGGACCGCCGCGTGGGGTTCGACCTGCGCGAGCCGCCGCTGCAGCGCGTGGTGCTCGTGCGCCTGGCCGACGACGACTGGCGGATGATGTGGACGTTCCACCACATCCTCATGGACGGCCGGTCGTTCGCGATCGTGCTGCGCGAGCTGTTCGCGGTGTACGAGGCGGCGACGCCGGCGGCAGCGCGGCTGCCGGAGCGGCGCGCGTACCGCGACTTCGTAGCGTGGTACGGCGCGAAGGACTTCGACGCGGCGGAGCCGTACTGGCGCGAGCGGATGGCGGGACTGCGGCGGCCGACGCCGATCCCGGCGGGATTCCGCGCGCCTAACGAGCAGGCGGGCGGCCGCGGGCTGCATCAGCGCATGCTCGACGCGGCGCCGACGGCGGCGCTGGAGCGGATGGCGCGCGAGCACGGCCTGACGATGAACACCGTCGTGCAGGGCGCGTGGGCGCTCATGCTCGCGTATCACGCCGGCGAGCCGGACGTCGTGTTCGGCGCGACGCGCGCGTGCCGGAAGGGGACGATCGACGGCGCGGACGACATCGTGGGGCTGTTCATCAACACGCTCCCCGTGCGGGCGCGCGTGCGTCCCGACGTGTCGCTCGTGGACTGGCTCGCGGAGCTGCGCGAGACGTGGCGGTCGATGTTCGCGGTGGAGCACACACCGCTGCGACTCGTGCACCGGTGGAGCGAGGTGCCCACGGACACGCCGCTGTTCGACACGCAGGTAGTGTTCGAGAACCTGCCGCTCGGCCCGACGATGCGAACGCTCGGCGGGGGGATGGCGGAGCGCGACTTCGAGCTGTTCGGCGGGACGAACTTCGCGCTCACCGGGCTGCTGTACGGCGGCACGGAGCTGCGACTGGAGATCGAGAACGCGCGCGACGTGGTGGACGACGCGACGGCGGCGCGGCTGCTCGATCACCTCGCGACGCTGCTCGAAGCGATGGCGGCGAACCCGCGCGCGCTGCTCGGCGACCTCTCGCCGCTGCCGGAATCGGAGCGGCGGCTGGTGGTCGAGGAGTGGAACGACACGGCGCGGTCGTTAGGCAGCGAGGACGCGACGCTGGTGTCGCTGCTGGCCGAGCAGGCGGCGCGGACGCCGGACGCGGTCGCGGTGGTGGACGAGCGTGCCTCGCTGACGTACGCGCAGCTCGATGCGCGCGCGGCGGCGCTGGCGCGGCGGCTTCGCGCGTTAGGCGTGGGTGCGGGGGCGCTCGTCGCGGTGTGCGCGGAGCGCTCGGTCGAGCTGGTGGTCGCGCTCGTGGCGGTGGGGAAGGCGGGGGGGGCGTACGTGCCCGTCGATCCGGAGTATCCGGCGGAGCGCGTGGCGTACATGCTCGCCGACTCCGGGGCGCCGGTGCTGCTGACGACGGCGGCCCTCGCGCGGACGCTGCCGGCGCACCAGGCGACCCTCGTGCTGCTCGACGGCGCGGCGGAGGACGCGGATCGCGCGGATGTGGCGGATCACGCGGATGACGTTGTGCCGCTGCCGCGGCCGGCGGCGGACGATGTGGCGTACATGATCTACACGTCGGGGTCGACGGGGCGGCCGAAGGGGGCGCTCAATGCGCAGCGCGGGATCGTGAACCGGCTGCGGTGGATGCAGGCGGAGTACGCGTTGGGCGCGGGCGACGTGGTGCTGCAGAAGACGCCGTTCAGCTTCGACGTGAGCGTGTGGGAGTTCTTCTGGCCGCTGATGAGCGGGGCGAAGCTCGTGCTGGCGCGGCCCGGGGGGCATCGCGACGCGGCGTACCTGGCGGCGACGATCCAGCGGCACGGGGTGACGGTGTGCCACTTCGTGCCCTCGATGCTGCGCGCGTTCCTCGCGGAGCCGACGGCGGCGGGGTGTGCCTCGCTGCGGGACGTGATGGCGAGCGGGGAGGCGCTGGGGCCGGACCTGGTGGCGGGGTTCTATCGGGCGCTGCCGGGGAGCCGGCTGCACAACCTGTACGGGCCGACGGAGTGCGCGGTGGACGTGACGTACTGGCCGTGCCCCCCGAGCCCCGAGCCGCCCGCGGTCGTGCCGATCGGCCGGCCCGTCGCGAACACGCGCGTCTACGTGCTCGACGCCGAGCGGCGGCCGGTGCCGATCGGCGTCGCCGGGGAGCTGTACCTCGGCGGCGTGCAGGTGGGGATGGGCTATCACAATCGGCCTGATCTCACCGCCGAGCGCTTCGTTCCGGACCCGTTCGGGACGCGGGACTCGGGACGCGGGACGCGGGGGGGAGAAGCGCCCGAGTCCCGAGTCCCGAGTCCCGAGTCCCGGCTCTATCGCACCGGCGACCTCGCGCGGTGGCGGCCCGACGGCACGGTGGAGTACCTCGGGCGGCTCGACTTCCAGGTCAAGATTCGCGGCTTCCGCATCGAGCTCGGCGAGATCGAGGCGACGCTGCTCGCGCATGCGGGCGTACGCGACGCGGTGGTCGTCGCGCGCGGCGCCGGCAACGAGCAGCGCCTCGTGGCGTTCCTCGTCGCGGCCCGCGAGCCGCTGTCCGCGGGCGCGCTGCGAGAGCACCTGCTCGCGACGCTGCCGGAGTACATGGTGCCCGCGGTGTTCGCGTGGCTGCCCGCGCTGCCGCTGTCGAGCAACGGCAAGGTCGATCGGCGCGCGCTTCCCGACGCGGAGGGCGTGGGGCGCGCCGCGCTGTCCGGCCGCTACGTCGCGCCGCGCACCGACGCCGAGCGTACGCTGGCGGAGATCTGGGCGCAGGTGCTGCGCGTGGAGCGCGTCGGCGTCGACGACAACTTCTTCGAGCTCGGCGGCGACTCGCTGCTGAGCGTGCAGATCGTCGCACGCGCGGCGCTCGCAGGGCTCAAGCTCTCGCTGACGCAGGTGCTCCGTCATCCGACCGTCGCGTCGCTGGCGCACGTCGCGCAGACGACGACGGCGAACGCGGTGGCGCACGCCGAGATCGTGGGCGAGGTCCCGCTCACGCCGGTGCAGCACTGGTTCTTCGAGGGGCAGCGCGAGCAGCTCCACCACTGGAACCAGGCCTTCCTGTTCACCGCGCCGGCGGAGCTCGATGACGCCGTCCTCGCCGACGCGGTGGACGCGGTGACGCGGCACCACGACAGCCTGCGCCTGCGCTTCGAGCGGACGCCGAACGGGTGGCGCGCGCGGTGCGCGGCGGACGCGCCCGCGGCGCACATCGAGGTGGTGGAGCTGGGGCACCTGCCCGAGACGTCCCAGCACGCGGCGATCACCGAGGCGAGCGTGCGCGTGCAGGGGACGCTCGACCTCGCGCGCGGCCCGCTGCTGCGCGCGGCGCTGTTCCGCCTCGGAGCGGACCGACCGGCGCGACTGCTCGTCGCGGTGCACCACCTGGCGATCGACGGCGTGTCGTGGCGCGTGCTGCGCGAGGATCTCGAGACGGCGTACACGCAGCGCGCGGCCGGGTCGCCGATCGCGCTGCCGGCACGCACGACGCCGTTCGGCGCGTGGGCGACGCGGCTGAACGACGCGTCGGTGCGCGACACGCTTCGGAACGAGCTGGCGTACTGGGAGGCGGTCGGCTCGCCGGCGTCGGTGCGGCTGCCGCGCGATCTCGCCGCGTCGGGCGAGGACTTCGCGGCGTACACCGACACGGTGGTGGTGCGGCTCGGCGAGGACGAGACGCGCGCGCTGCTGCAGGCGGTGCCCGCCGCGTACAACACGCAGATCAACGATGCGCTGCTCGCCGCGCTCGCCGAGTCGTTCGGCGGCTGGGTCGGGCCGAGCGGCGGCGACATCGTCGTCAACCTGGAGGGGCACGGCCGCGAGGCGCTGGTGGACGGGGCGGACCTGTCGCGCACGCTCGGCTGGTTCACGACCATCTTCCCGGTGCGGCTGCCGTTGGGCGCGGCGGACCTCGGCGCGCGGCTGCGCGAGACGAAGGAGCGACTGCGCGCGGTGCCCGGCCGCGGCGTGGGCTACGGCGTGCTGCGCTACCTCGGCGACGGCGCGGAGACGCTGCGCGCGCAGACGACGCCGGACGTGGTGTTCAACTACATGGGGCAGTTCGACCAGGTGGTCGCCGGGTCGACGCTGTTCGCGCACGCGCCGGAGAGCACGGGGTCGTGGTACGGGCCGCGCACGGTGCGCCGCCATCTGCTGGAGATCAACGCGCTCGTGATCGACGGGCGGCTCGAGATCCGCTGGAGCTACAGCGAGCGCACGCACCGCCGCGAGACGATCGCCGGCATGGCCGACGCGTACGTCGCCGCGCTGCGCGCGCTCGTCGCGCACTGCACGGCGCCCGGCGTCGGCGGCTACACGCCGTCGGACTTCCCGCTCGCGCGGCTGGACCAGGCGGCGGTGGATCGCCTGACGAACGGCGCAGCCGGCGCGCGCGACGTGGAGGACGTCTACCCGCTCGTGCCGATGCAGCGGCTGTTCCTCGGCTACGCGCACTCGGCCGGCGATCCGGGGTTCGAGCAGTGGCGCTACCGGCTGCGCGGGCCGCTCGACGCGACGGCGCTGCACGCGGCGTGGGATCTCGTCACGGCGCGGCACGCGATCTTCCGCACCGCGTTCGCGGTGGACGGCGTGTCGGAGCCGGTGCAGGTGGTCCGGCGCCGCGCCGAGCTGCCGTGGGCCGAGCACGACCTGCGCGGCCTGACGGAGCAGGAGCAGACGCGACGGCTGCACGAGCTGCTGGAGGCCGATCGCGCGGCGGGATTCGCGCTGGACCGGGCGCCGCTCATGCGGCTGATGCTCGTGCGACTCGCGGACGACGAGTACGAGCTGGTGTGGAGCAACCATCACCTGCTGCTCGACCGCTGGTCGTGGCCGCTCGTGCTGCTGGAGATCTCGCGCGCGTACCCGGCACTCGTGCGCGGCGAGCGGCCGGCGCTCGATCGCGCGGCGCGCTACGCGGACTTCGTGGCGTGGCAGCAGGAGCGTCCGCTCGACGAGGCACGGCGCTTCTGGGCGCGGCACTTCGACGGGTTCGCCCCGCCGCCGCGGCTGCCGCTGCTGCCGTTGCGCGGCGACGTCGACGCGTCCGAGCCGGCCGAGGTGAGCGCGACGCTCACGGCCGAGGAGACGCGTGAGGTGCACGCGCTGGCGCGCGCGAGCCGCGTGGCGGCGAACACGCTCGTGGCGGCGGCGTGGGCGCTGTGGCTCGCGCGTCGCAGCGGCCACGACGACGTGTCGTTCGGCGTGACGGTGGCCGGGCGCGACGCGGGCGTGCCGGACGTGGAGCGGCTCGTGGGGCTGACGATCAACAACCTGCCGCTGCGGGCACGCGTCGCGCCGGGCGAATCGTTAGGCGCGTGGCTCGCCACGGTGCACGAGGGGCTCGCCGAGATGCAGAGCTTCGCGCACACGCCGCTGGAGCGCGTGCAGGAGTGGAGCGGCGTGCCGTGGCGCGCGCGCCTGTTCGAGACGCTGCTCGTGTTCCAGCACGACGACGCGGAGGAGCTGACGCGCTCGTGGCTCGGCGACGCGGTGCGCACGGAGCTCGTGCACGTGCCGACGCGCACGGCGTACCCGCTGTCGGTGATCGTGGCGGGGAGCGACGCGCTCGACCTGCGGGTGACGTACGACGCGCGCTACTTCGACGACGCGTCGGCGCGCGAGATGGCGGAGGGGCTGCGGCACGCGCTGCTGGCGATGGTGTCCGCGCCCGGCGCCACGGTGGACGCGCTGCGCGCCGCGCTGCCGGCGCCGGCGGCGGCCGCGCACGAGCACGGAGTCGGCGGCGCGCGCGCGTACGTGGAGCCGCGCACCGCGACGGAGGCCGTCGTGGCGGCGCTGTGGGGCGAGGTGTTGGGCGTGGAGCGCGTGGGGGCCGAGGACGACTTCTTCGCGCTCGGCGGCTACTCGCTGGTGGCCACGCAGATCGTGTCGCGCGTGCGCTCGACGCTGCAGGTCGAGGCGCCGGTGCGGCTGCTGTTCCAGCACCCGACGGTGGCGGCGTTCGCGGCCGCGCTCACCGCGCGGGAGCGCAAGCCCGGGCAGCTGGAGCGTGTCGCGCAGGTCGTGCGCCGCGTGCTGGCGATGACGCCCGACGAACTACGGCGCGCGGGAGCATCCCGCGTCGCGAGCACCTGA
- a CDS encoding non-ribosomal peptide synthetase: protein MESQTTRADLDLERERQRLIEELLAAEGLDAPDEGGGAIAPRDPAAPVPATYAQEVLWLLDRATPGLTAYNSPLARRVRGPLDVGALERALGGLVARHESLRTVFAAEGDGAVQVVRPAAPFALVVHDVRAVPAAEREAAALAALRAEANRPFDLAREPGFRAALARLADDDHVLLLLTHHIVSDAWSYGQIFRDLGALYAGTELPPPALQYGDFAAWQRATLRGEALETALGYWRARLADLPVLELPTDFARGAVQSFAGARRTVVLPPALHAAIRALAQRTSTTTYTVLLAAYATVLRRYSGQDDIVIGSAVANRTRRELEDVVGYFSQALPMRVRFESDPSFAALLARASETVLGAFEHQDTPLESLVLELQRSRGAAQSHAPLFRVVLTMQDTLGAELTLGDAATSPVELDAAGTKFDLTILATERADGLELALWYRTDLFTGGYAERFLGHLTTVLEAAVAEPTRRVSALPLLTAAERAKLAAWNETAADEGAPATLVALFEAQAARVPERTAVVGADAALSYAELNARANALARQLRSLGVVPNAPVGLLLDRSAEAIVGLLGILKAGGAYMPLSVDAPAARLATQLTESGAKVVVTDAVGAGKLPASVQAVSFDASGASSDANVDSVAAPDDLAYVLYTSGSTGTPKGVAVTHANAVHYARAISRVLGALDGLHFGMVSTLAADLGNTALLPALLAGGTLHVLSKDVTTDPARFAEYFAAHPLDVIKATPNHVVALGTALPTTWLVVGGEALRPEVARTFLNAGTCRVLNHYGPTETTVGVLTHEVTTASLSGQTVPLGKPLANTHAYVVDTFGNEQPVGIPGELLIGGAGVARGYLKRDDLTAERFVAFHGERVYRTGDRVRRLPDGSIEFLGRVDDQVKVRGFRVELGEIEQVLRANPGVAQAVVVLNEEELVAYAVPKQAGYAVSHSDRPTREKLVEWLAAQLPEYMVPSAVVLLDALPLTPNGKVDKRALPAPDAAEQQGEQFAEPRTDTERQLAAIWAEVLKKERVGLGDNFLALGGHSLLAIRALGKISKSFGVRLPLRTLFEASTLEQLAGAVDRARAGTA from the coding sequence ATGGAGAGTCAGACGACGCGCGCGGATCTCGACCTCGAGCGGGAGCGCCAGCGGCTGATCGAGGAGCTGCTGGCGGCCGAGGGGCTCGACGCGCCCGACGAGGGCGGCGGCGCGATCGCGCCGCGCGACCCGGCGGCGCCGGTGCCGGCGACGTACGCGCAGGAGGTGCTGTGGCTCCTCGACCGCGCGACGCCCGGCCTGACGGCGTACAACTCGCCGCTCGCGCGCCGCGTGCGCGGCCCGCTGGACGTCGGGGCGCTGGAGCGCGCGTTAGGCGGCCTGGTGGCGCGCCACGAGTCGCTGCGCACGGTGTTCGCCGCGGAGGGGGACGGTGCGGTGCAGGTGGTGCGACCGGCGGCGCCGTTCGCGCTCGTCGTGCACGACGTGCGCGCGGTGCCCGCCGCGGAGCGCGAGGCGGCGGCGCTCGCCGCGCTGCGCGCCGAGGCGAACCGTCCGTTCGACCTCGCGCGCGAGCCGGGGTTCCGCGCGGCGCTCGCGCGGCTGGCCGACGACGACCACGTGCTGCTGCTGCTCACGCACCACATCGTGTCCGACGCGTGGTCGTACGGGCAGATCTTCCGCGACCTCGGCGCGCTGTACGCGGGCACGGAGCTGCCGCCGCCGGCACTGCAGTACGGCGACTTCGCGGCGTGGCAGCGCGCGACGCTGCGCGGCGAGGCGCTGGAGACCGCATTGGGCTACTGGCGCGCGCGGCTGGCCGACCTGCCGGTGCTGGAGCTGCCGACCGACTTCGCGCGCGGCGCCGTGCAGAGCTTCGCCGGCGCGCGGCGCACGGTGGTGCTGCCGCCCGCGCTGCACGCCGCGATCCGCGCGCTCGCCCAGCGGACGTCGACGACGACGTACACGGTGCTGCTCGCCGCGTACGCGACCGTGCTGCGCCGCTACTCGGGGCAGGACGACATCGTGATCGGGTCGGCCGTCGCGAACCGCACGCGGCGCGAGCTGGAGGACGTCGTCGGCTACTTCTCGCAGGCGCTTCCGATGCGCGTGCGCTTCGAGAGCGATCCGAGTTTCGCGGCGCTCCTCGCGCGCGCGTCGGAGACGGTGCTCGGCGCGTTCGAGCACCAGGACACGCCACTCGAGTCGCTCGTGCTGGAGCTACAGCGGAGCCGTGGGGCCGCGCAGTCGCACGCGCCGCTGTTCCGCGTGGTGCTGACGATGCAGGACACGCTCGGCGCGGAGCTCACGCTCGGCGACGCGGCGACGAGCCCGGTGGAGCTGGACGCGGCGGGGACGAAGTTCGACCTCACGATCCTCGCGACGGAGCGGGCCGACGGGCTGGAGCTCGCGCTGTGGTACCGGACGGACCTGTTCACGGGCGGCTACGCGGAGCGGTTCCTCGGCCATCTGACGACCGTGCTGGAGGCAGCGGTCGCGGAGCCCACGCGTCGCGTGTCGGCGCTGCCGCTGCTGACGGCGGCGGAGCGCGCGAAGCTGGCGGCGTGGAACGAGACCGCGGCGGACGAGGGCGCGCCGGCGACGCTGGTGGCGCTGTTCGAGGCGCAGGCGGCGCGGGTGCCGGAGCGCACGGCGGTCGTCGGCGCGGACGCGGCGCTGTCGTATGCGGAGCTGAACGCGCGGGCGAACGCGCTCGCGCGGCAGCTCCGGTCGCTCGGCGTGGTGCCTAACGCGCCGGTCGGCCTGCTGCTCGACCGCTCGGCCGAGGCGATCGTCGGACTGTTGGGCATCCTGAAGGCAGGCGGCGCGTACATGCCCCTCTCGGTGGACGCCCCGGCGGCGCGGCTCGCGACCCAGCTCACGGAGAGTGGGGCGAAGGTCGTCGTCACCGACGCGGTCGGGGCAGGGAAGCTGCCCGCGTCCGTGCAGGCGGTGAGTTTCGACGCGTCGGGCGCATCGTCGGATGCGAACGTCGACTCTGTGGCCGCGCCGGACGATCTGGCATACGTGCTCTACACCTCCGGCTCGACGGGCACGCCGAAGGGCGTCGCCGTCACACACGCGAACGCGGTGCACTACGCGCGGGCGATCTCGCGCGTGCTCGGCGCGCTCGACGGGCTGCACTTCGGCATGGTGAGCACGCTCGCGGCGGACCTCGGCAACACCGCGCTGCTGCCCGCGCTGCTCGCGGGCGGCACGCTGCACGTGCTCTCGAAGGACGTGACGACGGACCCGGCGCGGTTCGCCGAGTATTTCGCGGCGCACCCGCTCGACGTGATCAAGGCGACGCCGAACCACGTCGTCGCGCTCGGGACGGCGCTGCCGACGACGTGGCTCGTGGTGGGCGGCGAGGCGCTGCGGCCGGAGGTCGCGCGGACGTTCCTGAACGCGGGGACGTGCCGGGTGCTGAACCACTATGGTCCGACCGAGACCACCGTCGGCGTCCTCACCCACGAGGTCACCACGGCCTCGTTGAGCGGGCAGACGGTGCCGTTAGGCAAGCCGCTCGCGAACACGCACGCGTATGTGGTCGACACGTTCGGCAACGAGCAGCCGGTGGGGATCCCCGGCGAGCTGCTGATCGGGGGCGCGGGCGTCGCACGCGGGTACCTCAAGCGCGACGATCTGACGGCCGAGCGGTTCGTCGCGTTCCATGGCGAGCGTGTCTATCGCACCGGGGACCGCGTGCGCCGCCTCCCCGATGGGTCGATCGAGTTCCTCGGCCGCGTCGATGATCAGGTGAAGGTCCGCGGGTTCCGCGTGGAGCTGGGCGAGATCGAGCAGGTGCTGCGCGCGAATCCGGGCGTCGCGCAGGCGGTCGTCGTCCTCAATGAGGAAGAACTGGTGGCGTACGCGGTGCCGAAGCAGGCGGGCTACGCGGTGAGCCACAGCGACCGGCCGACGCGCGAGAAGCTGGTCGAGTGGCTGGCGGCGCAGCTGCCGGAATACATGGTGCCGAGCGCGGTGGTGCTGCTCGACGCGCTGCCGCTGACGCCGAACGGCAAGGTCGACAAGCGCGCGCTCCCCGCCCCCGATGCGGCGGAGCAGCAGGGCGAGCAATTCGCAGAGCCGCGCACCGACACGGAGCGGCAGCTCGCCGCGATCTGGGCGGAGGTGCTGAAGAAGGAGCGCGTGGGGCTGGGCGACAACTTCCTCGCGCTCGGCGGGCACTCGCTGCTCGCCATCCGCGCGCTGGGCAAGATCAGCAAGTCGTTCGGCGTGCGGCTGCCGCTGCGCACGCTGTTCGAGGCGTCGACGCTGGAGCAGCTCGCGGGCGCGGTGGACCGCGCGCGGGCGGGGACGGCGTGA
- a CDS encoding glycosyltransferase family 4 protein encodes MRVLHFRMLCDTGGVSSSMQLLGRELERRGVQCEYWFCQSSPRLQEFLDTGRATLGPLSQLVRRLERGEFDVVHMTATDPAAPVVARLATRYGARVVVTARGALADVWDRTTCFAYTAISQGMAEVNQPYTDLEIEVVRNAIDVDRFTPPNASATADASSGAGNGAPIVAFAGRTTSAEKDFPRFTRVARRLVERGARVWIADPHARTWETFAGQPVEQLPVERWGPVPHAEMPDFYRAVATSGGVVLMTSRSEGFGNVAPEAAACGARVAAPDVMGLREAVVDGVTGRLFAADASDDTVADLLHGWMQAPHDPQAVSDVTRATFSASVLAERYLAIYGRREQRLAATRPAPAPFRERELLLQHLERQRGWRASFARGSAVELAIAGYAKEALDALGVAFRSAPREFLRVGSLRQLVVAGRHVVARPRPVRA; translated from the coding sequence ATGCGCGTCCTCCATTTCCGGATGCTGTGCGACACCGGTGGTGTCTCCAGCTCCATGCAGCTGCTCGGGCGTGAGCTCGAGCGGCGGGGCGTGCAGTGCGAGTACTGGTTCTGCCAGTCGTCGCCGCGGCTGCAGGAGTTCCTCGACACCGGGCGCGCGACGCTCGGGCCGCTGTCGCAGCTCGTGCGGCGGCTCGAGCGCGGCGAGTTCGACGTCGTGCACATGACGGCGACGGACCCCGCGGCCCCGGTGGTCGCGCGGCTCGCGACGCGCTACGGCGCGCGCGTGGTGGTGACGGCGCGCGGCGCGCTCGCCGACGTGTGGGACCGCACGACCTGCTTCGCGTACACCGCCATCTCGCAGGGGATGGCGGAGGTGAACCAGCCGTACACGGATCTCGAGATCGAGGTCGTGCGCAACGCGATCGACGTCGACCGCTTCACCCCGCCTAACGCCTCGGCGACGGCGGATGCGTCGTCGGGTGCCGGCAACGGTGCGCCGATCGTGGCGTTCGCGGGACGCACGACGTCCGCGGAGAAGGACTTCCCGCGGTTCACGCGCGTGGCGCGCCGGCTCGTGGAGCGCGGCGCGCGCGTGTGGATCGCCGACCCGCACGCGCGCACGTGGGAGACGTTCGCCGGCCAGCCGGTGGAGCAGCTTCCCGTGGAGCGGTGGGGCCCGGTGCCGCACGCCGAGATGCCGGACTTCTATCGCGCGGTGGCGACGTCGGGGGGCGTGGTGCTCATGACGTCGCGCTCCGAGGGGTTCGGGAACGTGGCACCCGAGGCGGCGGCGTGCGGCGCGCGCGTGGCCGCGCCCGACGTGATGGGACTGCGCGAGGCGGTCGTGGACGGCGTGACCGGGCGGCTGTTCGCCGCCGACGCGAGCGACGACACGGTGGCCGACCTGCTCCACGGGTGGATGCAGGCGCCGCACGATCCGCAGGCGGTCTCCGACGTGACGCGCGCCACGTTCTCCGCGTCGGTGCTGGCGGAGCGGTATCTGGCGATCTACGGCCGGCGCGAGCAGCGGCTCGCGGCGACGCGGCCGGCGCCGGCGCCGTTCCGGGAGCGGGAGCTGCTGCTCCAGCATCTGGAGCGACAGCGCGGGTGGCGGGCGTCGTTCGCGCGGGGCTCGGCGGTGGAGCTGGCGATCGCCGGCTACGCCAAGGAAGCGCTGGACGCGCTCGGCGTGGCGTTTCGCTCGGCGCCCCGCGAGTTCCTGCGCGTCGGGAGCCTGCGCCAGCTCGTCGTCGCGGGGCGGCACGTGGTGGCGCGCCCCCGTCCGGTGCGCGCGTAG